CTTGGTTCGCCAACCACTTCTGCTGTCGTGATCACTTTTCCTGCTCGTTGACCTATGATGTGTAGTGCCATCATATGCTCGTCTTTGGTGAAGTCTGCAATTGCATCAGCGACAACGAAAGGCTGTATGTCACGCATAAATGCATCAATAGCTGTGGTCATCACGCCAATATGGCCGTAAATACCGACAATCAAAAGTTGGTCTCGTTGCTGTGCTTTTAGCTGCGCTTCGAAATCACATTTTTGAAAAGCGCTATATCGCCACTTTGTCAGGACAATATCCTGTTCGGTTGGCGCTAATGCGTCAACTATGGGCTGTTGACTCGGATCTTGTAGTCCAGCTCCCCACATGTCTAGCAGTAACCCTCGTTCATTGCGACCTTGTTTGATCGGCTGGGCGGTATAATAGACCGGAATATCATGTTGGTAACAATACGCTTTAATTCGCTGAATGTGTTCTATCATGGTTTGTACTAGCGGATTATCTGCACCATAAAAAGAGACGAAGTAATGTTGCACATCATGGATAAGTAACGCAGCGCGTTGCGAGTCAAGTTGCCAATCCACTCGATTTGGCGCAAGTTCAGCAGCGCGAGGTAAAGAATAGTGATTTAATTTAGGTATAGTCATTTTACTTCTCTAAAGTTGAATGGATTTTTGCAGTGCTTCAGTTTCGCTACGGAGCTGTTTTTTATCGACTTTACCCACGGGAGTCAGTGGTAAGTTATCTATAAACTTAAACTTATCCGGTACCTTGTAATCTGCAATTCCCTGTTCACGTAAGTATTTGCGAATGGCTAATGGTTTAAGCGGTATACCGGTCAGGAAAGCGAAACTTTTTTCTCCCAAGGTTGGGTCTGGCATTGCAACAATGGCGGCTTGTTGAATATTTGGGTGGCTGAGTAAAAGGTTTTCAACTTCTTCCGCTGCTATTTTTTCCCCGCCTCGGTTGATTTGATCTTTGACGCGACCTGTAACGATTAAATGTCCTGATGGCAGACGCTTTACCAAATCTCCAGAACTATAAAACCCCTGCTCATCAAATGCAGTTTGGTTGTGCTCTGGCGAGCGATAATACCCTCGAATCGTATAGGGTCCTCGTGTCAACAATCGCCCCACTTCGCCATCGGGCACGGGGTTGCCGTGCTCATCCACGACTCTGATTTCATCATCTTCACTAATTGGACATCCTTGAGTATTGAGAATGTGCCATAGGTCATCATTGTAACGTGTGTAGTTAACTAGCCCCTCAGCCATGCCAAAAACTTGTTGCAACTGGCAGCCAAGAACAGGCTTGAC
This portion of the Pseudoalteromonas sp. GCY genome encodes:
- a CDS encoding isochorismatase family protein — encoded protein: MTIPKLNHYSLPRAAELAPNRVDWQLDSQRAALLIHDVQHYFVSFYGADNPLVQTMIEHIQRIKAYCYQHDIPVYYTAQPIKQGRNERGLLLDMWGAGLQDPSQQPIVDALAPTEQDIVLTKWRYSAFQKCDFEAQLKAQQRDQLLIVGIYGHIGVMTTAIDAFMRDIQPFVVADAIADFTKDEHMMALHIIGQRAGKVITTAEVVGEPSIDLTTLAGLKAFILPLIDCEPDEFDEHESLIDYGLDSVQVMNLISLWQQQGIETNFIELAQMPTLAAWVELIESRMAE